The genomic window TTCATTACAAACAACTCAATCACATTCTCCACAATAGATTTGGCAGTCATGCCTTGATAATTAACTGAATCTTGGCCaagtttcaatattttaaaaaataaggatttATCTTGTGTTATCATTATGTATGTTGCTCATAATGATGTGACAAGAAGATGAATGTCTACTCTTCTGTTCCATCTGAAAATATGAGACAATTCATACAATATTCAGATATTCAACTCTGTTACTTAGGGAATTATAAGGCAATAGAACTTTGAGTTTGGcttagaaatgaacaaaaaacatgATTACATACTTGATTCTCCCATGACAAAGTCGTTTAAGGAGCAAACTTGACATTTTGTTTCTGGAGTTATACAGTGAGCTTTTGATTTCTtgtggtaaataaataaagacttgTTATCTAGTGGTcaaattcattttaataaatattatatctGATACAGACATGAAGTATTTAACTAATTTGTATCTTTGTACCAACATGGCAGATTTCAGAGTACATTTATGCAAAATGGTCTGTAATTCATTTTGCAGGAGATTTAAATAATGTTGTCCatttatataaatgtatgtaAATTCTATTTGAAGCTGTTGCATTAATTTATAAAGCCAAAGCCATTTATACATTAAGCCTCAGTGTTCAAATTCAGtttaaatttattatatttttctactCAAAATTAAGCCTAGATAGTGATTTTTTGTTTGTAGAACCTTATTTGGTACAAATGAGAGGGAGAAATAGAACTAGGTACCATCCTGATGATCTTTGCCAATGGCTTCAAGTATACTGTGAATAGGCACTCTGATGCTCTTCCATAAGTTGCTCTCGTATTTCCATACACTACATTCAAGCTAATAGAGGTCAAGGACAAGATATCTGGAGGATATTGGAATTGTGCAGAATACTATGGTGCAGCTTCCATGAAGTTCAGAATAATTTTATAGTTTAACTTCTTGGAAACTCTCTTAATTTTAGGAGGTGAACTACCATTTTTCTGTATCTTCAACCACACAGTTGGTCTAGCAATACACCATGTTTGATGAAAATGATTGTATTTGAGTAGCCTAGGATACCTCATATCTTTGCCATTTTGATTGCCCACCTATCCATTGCTGCTGGCCCAGTCCTGCCTGCCATTGCTGCCCCCATTGCACCACACATCACTACTGTACCAGCAGGGGCCTTCTTTCATTCTGGTGCTGCTGGGGCTTTCTAGGCTCTCCCTTTGTGCCATTcccagatgcaaaaaaatgatcTGTCTAGAAAAGTCCTTCTTTCACAATGGCAGTCAGGACAGTTTCTCATATTGGTCTTCTTTCACAAAAGAAGGCTCTCTGTGCATGGCATGGAACACCTGGATGGGGCAGGAAATTGATAGATGGCCCAGCTGCACTTGCCCGAAAAAGTCAGTGTGAAAGAAGGCCCTGCCCAGTACAGTAGTGGCATGCATTGTGGGGAGCAGATCAGGCAGTGGGGGCACAGGAGACAATGGGTAGGTAATCAGCAAAAAAAGCAGTTGTAAATGCCAGTGAACAGTCTCTGAGTAAGGACAGGGTATCGGTTTAGAAAACCTAACAATTTAGCAATTCGATTGCTGGAAAAGTACAAAAagacatgtgtgtttgtgtgtgtgtgtgtgtgttttctttattttagatCCCTTTTGAGTGAAGTATCTGATAGATACTTTGCATGAAACAGTAAAATAAAGATAGCCTTTATTTAAACTAGACTTACTTTAGGCAGGACAAAATGGGAGAATAATTTTAGAGGCAGACACCAAAATGACTATATTTGGATGATGATATACATATAGCTATATATttcagagagtcagcatatttcccccaacaatttgggtcctcattttaccaactttggaaggatggaagtctgagtcaatcttcagcttggtgagatttgaactgccaaattgcaggcagccagcagtcagctgaagtagcctgtagtactgcactccaaccattgtgccaccctggctcatattcaaaacaatgttataaacatttttttaagctgcatgtttttttaaaaaaaaaaaacatggatatAAAATGGTTTGCCCTTTTAGGCAACTAAAATCTAAAATTTGTAAATTGCAATTGCTTTCTATTAAATGTAGTTGAcatattttcatttaatatttgttatattttgtcatttttgtcAGGTGAGTTATgttcttctgttttgttttttcaaaatgaattctGTCATGTTGTAGGAACTGACAAAAATTCCTCAAGCATTGTAACTGAAACAATAATTTCCATTGTTTCAGACTTATGTCTCTTTTCAGGAAGCACCTTTTGTTGGCCAATATCCAcatcattcattttttaaaagactggCTTCATTAGGGTTTGCAATAAGCAAAACATCACAGTCACAATGAGTCAGCAGCAAATGCTTCAAAAGTTTTGATATCTATTTGACAGATAGTTGTCTTTCAGCTTCTCCTTGGTGTATGCTGAATCTTAGTGTATGCTGAATCTAAGAATCTAAAATCTTCAGTGCACATTAAAAAGTAActgtcttaatttttttattagaaataaatCAGAAATAGTTTATAGGGCTCGGGACATGGAATCACCAGATAAATTACTCATTAATTCTGTTTTAATGAACTGGTGTTGCTGTTGGAGggtaaagttttattttaatctaAATTAATCACATTTTATAATGATTAGTGTTTTGTCCTACTCTctgctcctttctttctttggaaTACTAGGTAATCCTCATTTTATGGTAATAACAGTTTGTATGTCAAATTGGAAACATCAGCTTTTTATTCCCAGTACAGCAgctaagaaaatatttaaaatttgagAAAACTGCATGCTGCTGATtaattttttacaagagcttatttttaaaaacaattctatTATACTTGGTTCTGAAGTAACTCAAACACTGTTAAATTGTTCAAATAAAATTGTAGGCATCTCAAATATTTGGTTAGTTAGtctttttatctttgaaattTATTCAACGCCAGATTATTTAGAGCAACTGAATTATTGTTTTACTGTATTTCAATCCTACTAATAAAATGTAGGCCTGCACATTTTTCTTGgctgctattttattttaaaactatacAATATAATGCTAGACTTTCAAGAACGTAGGAAAGATTTGGCTACAAATCACTTAATTGCATTTATGTTCTGTAAACAGGTGGAGTCAAGAGATTCTTTGAATACTGTGGCCTTGAAGTTTGATACTACGCCTAATGAATTGGTGCAGTTAAACAAGCTGTTTTCCAGAGCAGTTGTTCCTGGACAGGTATTGTCTACTACATAACATAAGTACAGTAAAAATAGATGAAGAGTTATTAATGGTTTATTGAACATTATATGCATTCCTTCCTTTGGCGATGACTGCCTTGTGACATTAGTGGATCAGGAAGAAAGGGTAAGCAAAGAACTCACTGGCTTGGTACCATCAAAGCTGATACAAAGATGAACATCCAATAACTGAAAGAAGTTGTGCTTGACAGGGTAGCATGGAGAACACTTGTCTATAAAGTCACCAAGAGTCAAATGACTGAATGGTTAAAGCTGACTAATTAATAAACTCCAGAtccattttaaaagtttaaatagAAAAGAATCATGATTCTAGCAGGATACCTTAAGTAGCAGGACAATTCCGTAATAAAAGAATAAGGGCATACATTTACCTTTAACATTTTTCAAAGTTGATTAGAAAAATTACTTCTATGCAAATTctgaaaaagggaaataaaatcttTATTGGAGTCAACATAACATGAATGAAATTCATATCACATATAAATGTGGATATGAAATGTGGATATGAAATCCTAAGCAAACTCTAAAAAACTAATTGAAGATAAGCGCAATAAAATTTGTATTATCCACAAGGTATTATGAAATATCAGATAACGTATAAATAATTTCTGTATCATTTCTAAATTGCTACTGATTTATGCAAAAACAAATTTTTGAACACAATATTAAAAAGTTCACGGTTTTCTATTACATTTATGTAGACATGTCTTTTTGAGCCATGTGcaaataatgttttaattttaaattaataatgtcTACACCAGTTAAATCAGATTTAATCAAAATGTGTTTTTATAGGTTTTATATGTTCCTGATCCAGAGTATCTTTCCAGTGTGGAGAGTTCCCCCTCACTTAGTCCTGAAAGTCCTTTGTCACCTACATCTTCAGAAGCTGAAGCTGAGAAGACAGCTGTaagtatatgtctgtgtgtgcctACACACATCTAGAATACTTTCCCCCCAAAGACGCATTTCTGAAAAGTAGTCAAATTGTAGTATGTATGTCTCATTGATTTGATCAGAACTGAGGCAAACTGATATAAAAATCTATTtctgttttcaaatattttgaaaggtTGATGTGGATGTTAGCATTGGACATTGGACAGCAGTGTTAATATCGTGAATGTTGGTAtctttaatattaaataaaactATAATGCTATAGTCTATATAGCTTTGTGAAATACTGTAGACCTTTCATATACCAACTTGTGATTTAATATTGTCTGTATAATTCATTTCTAACACATATGGTGATGTTTAAAATGACTCATTTTTTTCATTGACTTGCTTTTGAACTTTTCTGTTATACTACATGGGTTTGGCAAGGATAAGCTACATTTATAAAGCACATCCTATTTTTGGTTCTATCACTGCAGTTTTTGTTTCTATAGGATTCAGATGGGGcccaaaagaaagaaacagcagcCATACCAGCATATCCCTGTGTTCGGTCTACAAGGGTTGTGTCATCCACGTCAGAAGAGGAGGAAGCTTTCACAGAAAAATTTCTCAAGATCAATTGTAAATACATTACAAGTAATAAGGTACAAAATTATATGTTTCTTACATAAAATAATGTGTTACCTAAGTTATTTGAGAATTTTCCTTTTATTGGGATAGAAGAATTTTGGTAATTGATATTAGCTATAAGTAGAGGTTAACCTTACAACTTTATCAAAGCTATACATTACCATGCCACATTCATCCACTTTGTCATAGTAATGATGATAATATCTAATGAAAAAAAGTAGCAGCTGAGTTGAAAGATGCAACAGAAGATACACATAGATTTTTATTAACTATGTGGACCATAGAGTTCTGTCATCTTTTTATAAATAGCATTTTTTAAAGGATTCTTGCATATATGCTTCCACAATCTTAATATTTAGACCATATTTTCTGTTCTCAGACAATAGGAAAGGATATACTTGTGCTATCTTACAAATGTTAGCCAGATATCTTACAAATTCTTAGCCAGTTATGCCATAGAAACATCAATTCACTTCAGgcattgaaatttaataaacatGGCCCAAACTAAGAAAGTTTTCCATTTAAAATTACCATGTTTATTGGAGAAGAGGATATTCTCTGAATTTAAAATGATCTCCCCAAAAGGAagacaaaacagaaaacaaaaacttCACAGACAGGAAGTCCTTAATGTCTAACTTTCCGTCCTTGTCAATTTATTATTAGCAATTCCAGAAGAATCTAATGTCTTCCTTAGAAAATGTGTGTAGGGATTTTATTGTGTCTCTGTGAGTATAACTTGCAGAAGTCACACTCGCCTcacaaaaaaaatgaagcagGGACAATGTTAGGATAAGAAAAAAGTACTAAATAAACTCTTAAGTTCCTCTTAAAAAGATACcccagttaattaattaattttccaTCTGCATTTATTCAAGATTGCTGCTCACATACATATAACTCAAAGAACTACTTAAAATTGCATTCATATTCACCTTCCTCCTTCCAGCGAGGAAAGGCAATAAAGACAAGAAGTGATAGAAACCTAGGTAGTGGAAATGCTGCTATTCTTGAGAATACTTTTTTCTTAGCCAATATgaaaagctgctgctgctgctgcttaaaACAGGAGTGACTAAGTGGCTGAAATGCATGggattttcctttcatctctagTTTCCTCCATTCATCTTGCCTGTATCAACTTTTGCTTCCTCCTTTTTTCGTCCTTTCCTTCAATTGACCTAAGGACTCAGcaacatgcaaaatatttttctctgtagATTTTCCTCATTACAGTAAAAGCATAAAGTAAAAACATACATCAATTCTCCAATCTGTACTGGATATAACTCAATCCATATCCTGCCTTTgtgcctctttttccttcctctggcACTTTCTATAGTGAACTGAATAAAAGTCAAGAGTTTTAACATAACTTTCCAAAATAAATACTTCTGAATCTCTGTAAGAGTAAAGGATAAAAACCAAATTGATCTTATAAGCAAGAGCTTTACTTCAAATgaaaattggttttatttatgTACTTGATTCTTAAGTAGATTCTTAATATATAAGAttcttatatattatatttaggaATGATattcttgaaatatttttttctgttacatAGGCTTCAGTCCTATTtagttacgtgtgtgtgtgtgtgtgtgtgtgtgtgtgtgtgtgagagagagagagagagagagagagagagggagagagagagggagagagagagagagagagagagagttttcttACCTTTTCCCAAtcttatttattatctatttgtTAAATATATCTTTACTGTCGTATAAATAGTATGCATCTCAAATTATATATAGCACATATATATAGCACTTCTTCAGAGCTGTATACCGGTAACCCTTTCAAATGCAAGCAATTCATATCTTCAGAAGTGCATTggaattttttcctttttagggaagcatcttgaaaaaaaaagtgtttatatATATTGATAAAGACTTCATTAAAATTAACCACAATTTCATAAAGTCTTTGAAATATGTAACTTGATATTATTTGTAGCATGACTTATAAAattactgcttttttaaaaattgttttatctTATATCTAAGTTTTATCTAATAAAACTGCTGAAATAAGTTTATACTAAGATTTGTTGAAGTTCTATtcaattaaacaatttaaatgcAAAATTATCTTACAATACCATTTTACAATATTTGTGAATTATGGCTAAAACTTCCTTTTTCATAGCAATAATTTCTATATATTGGTATAATATTAACTAGGCAAAactgtttttccttaaagattaTATTTCCTAGGAATTTACAATTTTCAGTGATTTATAAGAAAGATGAATGTGCTTGTTAGACTTTAATAGAAGTACTCAGTGTTCATTAAATAATGAAGTGATTAGATTACTTCTAGACATAATTTGAaaagattttgtttatttttgcagGAAGTTTGATTGTTTTTCTCCTTATCTTAGGGAACTGTCACCGGTGTGCTCCTAGTGACACCAAACAATATAATGTTTGATCCACATAAAACAGATCCATTGGTTCAACAAAATGGCTGTGAAGAGTATGGCATCATGTGTccaatggaagaagtgatgtcagCTGCTATGTATAAAGATGCAGATGTCAAAATACAGGATTCGTTACCCATGTAAGATAGAttagtgtatgtatgtgtacacatctctctctgtatgtttcaaatgaaaaaaattgcatttgCATATGCATGGCAGCTTTAGAAAGTTACTTTAGACATGTTTTCTGATTTGGCATGTTACCAGATTCTCAtatcctgttttcctgaaaatgagacctccctggataataagcccaatcaagcttttgagcgcatgctctaaaacagtgtttttcaaccttttttgtgcaaaggcacacttttttcatgaaaaaaatcacgaggcacaccaccattagaaaatgttaaaaaaaattaactctgtgcctatattgactatatataaagtgtttttcccacggcacaccttacactatgtcacggcacactagtgtgccgcggcacagtggttgaaaaacactgctctaaaataagccctccttgaaaatattgcaacacagcagcagtcatgaggtgaccaatCTCGCCACCTcatacacctcaaaaataataagacctccatgaaaataagcccaagtgcttattttggaggtcaaaagaagaccctgtcttattttcagggaaacatggattTGTGACCAGCTTTATTAAtcacttttaataaaatattggtTGTTTTTGTGACACAATTATTATGTATAAGCAGAACTTTGTTTTATTGATTAGCATAGGATTCTCCATGTAAATTCTTCACCATAGAATTTCTCCCAAATAATTGTTTCTTTGAAGCCTgtaagtacaaaaataaaaataggaaaattgTTTTTATCACACAACCTACAGAAGTTAAATTATCTACATCTACTACAACAATAATGAGGAATTCTGTCCCTCTTAAGGTAGCTCAACGAGTTGTCTATGTTTGAATATAAGACTATTCTATAAAGAAACCTTTCCTGAGCTACGGGTATGCTAGAAATGAAGCTTTCTCCATTGTACCCCACACATTATGAATACAATGCCCACAGATGTGTGTCTGGCTTTCTCTTTTCTAACATTCAAGATTTTAAAAACCATCCTTTTTAAATAGGCTTATGGTACCTAGCTATTTTAAGTGCCATcctatttatttgtactcatatTTTATGTAGTTATTAAAAGCAACTGGGATATCTCTTTATTTTATTGTACACCACCCAAGCTCATAGAATTAGTATTATAGACACTTttgcaataaataaatcttgTACACTGCTAATGGGGTGGGAGGTGTGGGATTGTCCTCTACAGAGATATGTTGTATAACTGCTTAGAATAGTTATCAAACTGGTTCTATTAAAGTGAtcctagttttaaaaaaaagttatgtgcattttgttttctcaGGTTATAACACAGAGGTCTTCTTTACTTTTTAGTGATGTAGGTCAGTTATCTGTAAAAGATCTCTGCCACTTCAAGAAAATTACCAGAAGTAATACTGATGAAATGGAATTAAGAATGAGAGATACAGGAAATGATAGTGCCAGTACTGCTCCAAGGAGTACAGAAGAATCTCTGTCAGAAGATGTTTTCACGGAGTCAGAACTGTCTCCTATACGAGAAGAGCTTCTGGATGACCTTCGACAAGACAAATCTTCTGGAGCGTCATCTGAATCGGTCCAGACAGTAAACCACACTGGCGGAGAATCTGTAAAGGATATTTCAGACTCTGTTAATACTATTGGGGATGTAAACTCCAGTGGAGAACAGCCTTTGGATTATGGCAGTACTTCTGTTAATGATACTGTGGACTCGAAAGCAGTGGAGGAAGCAATAAAAGTTCAGAATATTGTAGAAGGATCTATTTCTGATGCTGAAGCACAACATGGAACATGTCAGGAACCTGTAGAAGGAAATGTACCAGAGGATGAGCAGCATTTGGATTCTGAAAAAACTGATTCTCAGAAAGAGGTCACAAATGAAGGGGAAACTGTGAAATTGCCAACTCAAGGTTCTGAGACAGATACAGAGACGCTGCGGACGCTTTGGAAGACCCATACTATGCAACAAACCAAACAGCAGTGGGATACCATCCACCAGGAAGTGCATAAAGAAATGAAACACAAAATGGCAACAGTTGATGGAACCGTAGAAGGTAAGGGTTTAAAGTTAATATAGTATAACCATAAAATTTCTCAATAAATCTTAATTATTCTTCATGcacatggttggaaaaaaatattattatattccCAATTTTATTGCAATCAAAATGCATCATGGGGTAATGCGAAATGCACTATTTCTGAAGGATCTGATTTCTTTGAGAGAAAGCAAAAGACAGCCCAGTGTTAACTTttagcaacatatttttttttttaccactgtaCTGTGAAGGCTCTTGTCACTCTTGATAATCCACAagaatcatcataatcatcatcaatTCAGAATCCAATCTAGGTTGGTCCCAGTGACCTGGCTGGCTAACATCtggtataaacaataaaaacaggttatacaaaaaatataaaaagtatctGTCATcagtttaaaaacataaaatcataATCAGCTGCAGACTTCATTCATTTATGTGCAGCCATTGGAAGAACTTCCCATCGTTGCTGGAGCAAGCATGGTGGCAGAGCCATGTGTTCAAGGCCTTCCCAGAGGCTTAGAGGGATGGGACAAATCTAATATCGGGGACGGATAATGTTCTACAGGACAGTCCCCATGGCAGCAAAGAGTCTCTTCTTGGGACCCACCATCTCTTTTGTAGATGGAACATGTAACATGGCTCTCCTGGATCTGGATGCTTTTTGATGCAATCTATTCGCTGCTTCCGTTATCTTCCTTGTTACCTCCCTTGCCTGACATTCCATCATTTATTTGCATCACATTTATAAAATATGTCACTTTCTGCTAGCTAATCTTCGCCTCTTATTTTTCCAGAACTTATTGGTGGTTCTTGAAGTCCTTGATATTCTCAGTAACCTGTCTCTATACCcataattcaaaacatttctcATCTATGTCTGGGTCATTTTCAATGTCCATTTTTTCAACTATTTCTCCATTATTAGTTATTAAAGCTATTATCATAGCTTTAACTATTTGGTATCTATTGTCAGAAATATCTTTATTTTTGAATTATGTAAGTTTGCACAAACTTAAATGAATTAAAAGAGTCTAAATTATTAGAGTAAATTAGAGCTAAATACAAGATGGCAATCCTATTCATTCCAGTCTCATTGCCTTCTGTATTTTAAccacttccccctccccaacttaatttcttttatttatttatttgtgtgtgtgtgtgtgtttatgttggataaataaaacaaagatatattttaaattatcttGTTTTCTCCATTAATCATGTTACATTTCTAGATCATGTAACACTTACTTGTATTGTTGACAAAGAGCTGTTAGCACTTTAACTGCCTCTTATGCCATTAAAGTGTTTAATGGATGTTTCATCTGGGCTTGGTATTTTTGACGGCTGCTTTATTGCCTCCTACCTCTTACTTTGCAGTGTGGCTGTTTCTGAATATAGTATTGTTTctacaaatatttttgttttttggggccaattttaaatatttttaataatttttccaTCTCCCCTTAAGGAAATCTTATCTCAGTAGCATAGCTTCCACATTTATGTTTAATTAGTCCTACTTTTAACTATAAATTTCTTATGAAACTCTACGGTGCTAAAAAGTATTCTGTTTCTAAGTTATTTGTATCAGTGTTGATAGAATATGGTTGCAGCAAGTAATGATACACACAGCAATATGTTTCCTGGATTGTATTAGTTATTTGgacttttaaaatctatattttgtatttaaagacagtCATCATCATGAAATGGCTTCATGCTTTTGTATTCAAGCTTATCCCCCCACCCTTTCACATGAAATTCCTTTCTTCCTgaataaaaacacacaaacacatagagtGATTTGGAAGTTTGGAAGTCTGCAGGTGATTTGGTATTTGAGAAGATCATTCTTTAGAAATGTTTCTTCTGGCCAATTGTTAGCCCTTCAAGATAGGCAAAGATCAAGAAACAGGGACAGCAAGAGAGTCCAGAAATAttcttcattatttatttatggagTAAAATAACAAAAACTAGTGGTGTTATTTTTAGTTCTTTCTCAAGCTTTTGTTTCTTTGCCAGAGTCTGAATAAACTTTTGTCAAAGTCTTCCCTTAACAATGTCAGGTCTGCATTCCTTTGTGCTGATTAACATTGTAATAAATGAATCATGCAACATTTGTTGTATGGTTATATATCATAACCAGTCAATGGCGGTTAACTTTAGTCACAGGTGCTTATTTAATGTAGATAGAGAGCAGGAGCTCATTTGTTGCATCCTACGTTGTAATGCATAGTCAGGCAATTGGGAGTTGGGCCTTAGGAAGCATAGCTGCCAATATAAGGTAAATTGTCTAATAAAGGAAAACAAGTGGATGCAAACTTCCTATGCTTTAATGTTTGCACCcacttctttttccccctctataGGTTGGGGCTTAAGAAATAAAGTCAATATTTTAAGACATGCAAAATACGGGTTTGTTTCAGCTTCCTCAAAATAAGAAATATGGGCCTGATTTTAGGACCGTTTAGTTTCATGGTGTCTTAAGTCTCTGCTGTGGTTTGATAAATCCATGTCACTATTTACTTTCCAAATTTGAGATCTGAAGGTTTGGGATTAGAGGAGGTATAAGCAGAGAGCTAGATGTTCACATGTAGCCTTAACTGCAGATTGCGCACAAATGCTATAATAGCTAAAGTTAATATTTAGCAGAGTAACAATATCTAATCAGTTTTTAAAGATGCGCCCAAATTTATCCAgtaattaatttaatatttaataattagCAAAGCAAAATTGCCAACCAGTCTGGCgttttatctctttttaaaaggccctctaataaaagagaagagaagacatcGGTTATACAAGTTCTTGTGTCTTAAAGTGGGCAAGCCAATGCGAAAAACGTTTGTATCACAAGCAAGCGCATTGATGCAGCAATATGCACAAAGAGATAAGAAGCATGAATATTGGTTTGCTGTGCCATCAGAAAGGTAAGATGGATATTTTCTATGTATCTTCATTGTAGGAAGACACTTATCTTTCCATTTCTAAATTAATATTAAAGCTATTTTCATATTGAGACAATTCCACATCCTTCTGAATTTAAAGGTTTCAACTAtacaagaaatattattttattgtctcttACCATCAGTTTTCTTAATTCAGTGTGTGGTGTTTTTGTTTGCTGAATTGTTGTTTGTTTCTTACTTGATAGTTTCAGAATTTTTCTTGATACATTATCTCTATTTATTAAAATTGGCCATTTGTTTTCTAGTGGATTATATTCAAGTGAACGATATAAAGATTATAGCAGACCTGACTCCTTAATGAGATGCTATTGCCTTATTGAAATGATCATCCCAGCAATGGATCATTTATTATTACTGTTTTCACAAcaataatcattcaaacttttgGGTATTGTGTTCTTATTAATTGCCTCTTTACAAATAGTCTTTTCTTATCAACTAATCATTCAGCCACCATTCAGCGCTGCACATATGGTATTTATGACTAACCCTTGAAGTTCTGGCCATTACAGGatcctcacagtcacatgattgtgatttggACATTTAGCAAATGGCTTGCAGTTGTGACAGTTCAAGTACCTTCTAGTCAGGtgctcaccttttgtgaccttctctgaTGCCAGCAAAGAAGGTCACAAGTCACTCTTCTAAGTCCTCCATAGACTTCCTGTGCTCATGCCAAACTGTGGCCTGGTAACcttatttttatatcttttaatCAGGCTGACCAAGTGATGCTGCCAAGCGTCTTTACCAGAGTTCGTTAAGTATTGGAATTTTGAGAAATTCATAGATAATAAGAGAATCAGAATTTCCATAGATCTGAATCTTTTCTGAAACAGAATGTCTAGAATTACCACTTTCTCAGTGATAACAATAGGAAGAATTATTAATATTTTCTCTTATTGTGTTTCTCAGAAGCATTTGCCTGGGCACTCTGGgaagatcatgccagactagaTGAGCAAACATTTGTCATGGCTGATAA from Thamnophis elegans isolate rThaEle1 chromosome 8, rThaEle1.pri, whole genome shotgun sequence includes these protein-coding regions:
- the OXR1 gene encoding oxidation resistance protein 1 isoform X3, with amino-acid sequence MEYLTTFTGKSGRLLRGTANRLWGAVPGAGSLRQVHFQDSQHDGTPSPPDTGQKKTIDKKDGRRMSFQKPKGTIEYIVESRDSLNTVALKFDTTPNELVQLNKLFSRAVVPGQVLYVPDPEYLSSVESSPSLSPESPLSPTSSEAEAEKTADSDGAQKKETAAIPAYPCVRSTRVVSSTSEEEEAFTEKFLKINCKYITSNKGTVTGVLLVTPNNIMFDPHKTDPLVQQNGCEEYGIMCPMEEVMSAAMYKDADVKIQDSLPIDVGQLSVKDLCHFKKITRSNTDEMELRMRDTGNDSASTAPRSTEESLSEDVFTESELSPIREELLDDLRQDKSSGASSESVQTVNHTGGESVKDISDSVNTIGDVNSSGEQPLDYGSTSVNDTVDSKAVEEAIKVQNIVEGSISDAEAQHGTCQEPVEGNVPEDEQHLDSEKTDSQKEVTNEGETVKLPTQGSETDTETLRTLWKTHTMQQTKQQWDTIHQEVHKEMKHKMATVDGTVEGPLIKEKRRHRLYKFLCLKVGKPMRKTFVSQASALMQQYAQRDKKHEYWFAVPSERTEHLYAFFVQWSPELYTEDTGESNREPGFIVVKKIETQAGEDSVDDETAVKDWEITTREDTCSKQETTIKTELEPEAFRPNLSDPSELLQSDEIEKLTKQLPPRTIGYPWTLVFSTAKHGMSLKTLYRTMAGLDTPVLLVIKDSDGQIFGALASEPFKVSDGFYGTGETFLFTFCPEFEVFKWTGDNMFFLKGDMDALAFGGGGGEFALWLDGDLYHGRSNSCKTFGNRILSKKEDFIIQDIEIWAFE